One segment of Neobacillus endophyticus DNA contains the following:
- a CDS encoding DUF5995 family protein has translation MNRLIDRIRNAKTIDEVIWQLDEIISLSKQSKSKIGYFASLYRMVTVNQRILNEIWNF, from the coding sequence ATGAATCGACTGATCGACAGGATAAGAAATGCGAAAACGATAGATGAGGTTATTTGGCAATTGGACGAAATTATTTCATTGAGCAAACAAAGTAAAAGTAAAATTGGCTATTTTGCTTCTTTGTACCGAATGGTAACAGTGAATCAACGAATATTGAACGAAATCTGGAACTTTTGA
- a CDS encoding MarR family winged helix-turn-helix transcriptional regulator, whose amino-acid sequence MTELNSYFERIQASLQTVFHKMQPIFLESLNALGVTPTQFFVLDFLKKQGSCKVTQIADMMDVKPSAVTLLVDRLEDHGYVLREHDKKDRRVVNIRITEQGEEKWKKVMEERKAITERNLSHLTEEELMAMATIFEKLALAVNVEN is encoded by the coding sequence ATGACTGAGCTAAATTCATATTTTGAGCGGATACAAGCATCACTTCAAACAGTGTTCCACAAAATGCAGCCAATATTTTTGGAAAGCTTGAATGCTCTTGGAGTGACACCTACCCAATTTTTTGTTCTTGATTTTTTAAAAAAACAAGGAAGTTGCAAGGTCACTCAAATTGCGGACATGATGGATGTGAAGCCCAGTGCTGTTACACTTTTGGTAGATAGGCTTGAGGATCATGGATATGTTCTTCGAGAACATGATAAAAAAGATCGAAGGGTCGTCAATATCAGGATCACCGAACAGGGTGAAGAAAAATGGAAGAAAGTTATGGAAGAAAGAAAAGCTATTACTGAACGAAATCTCTCTCATCTTACTGAAGAAGAACTTATGGCTATGGCAACCATCTTTGAAAAACTTGCACTTGCTGTTAATGTGGAGAATTAA
- a CDS encoding YdeI/OmpD-associated family protein, whose product MTSSKINPKVDEFLSKAKKWKVEYEKLRNIILDCELTEEFKWMHPCYTFENKNIVLIHGFKEYCALLFHKGSLLKDTHRILIQQTENVQAARQIRFTNVQEILEMETILKAYINEAIEVEKAGLEVEFKKHTEYIIPEEFQNKLDEIPALKTAFEALTPGRQRAYLLYFAGPKQSKTRVSRVEKYIQKILDGKGLND is encoded by the coding sequence ATGACGAGCAGTAAAATAAATCCGAAGGTTGATGAATTTTTAAGTAAAGCGAAAAAGTGGAAGGTAGAATATGAGAAGTTGAGAAATATCATTCTTGACTGTGAGTTGACTGAAGAATTTAAGTGGATGCATCCATGTTACACGTTTGAGAATAAAAACATTGTTTTAATACATGGATTTAAAGAATATTGTGCACTTCTGTTCCACAAAGGTTCCTTGTTAAAGGATACCCATAGGATTCTTATTCAACAAACGGAGAATGTACAAGCTGCACGCCAGATTCGCTTTACCAATGTTCAAGAAATACTTGAAATGGAAACCATTCTAAAAGCTTATATTAATGAGGCCATTGAAGTGGAAAAAGCAGGTTTGGAAGTGGAGTTTAAAAAGCATACTGAATACATAATTCCTGAAGAATTTCAAAATAAATTAGACGAAATCCCTGCCTTAAAAACGGCGTTTGAAGCATTGACTCCGGGACGACAAAGAGCATACCTTCTTTATTTTGCGGGGCCTAAACAATCCAAAACTCGAGTGTCAAGAGTTGAAAAATATATTCAGAAAATCCTCGATGGAAAGGGATTAAATGATTAA
- the istA gene encoding IS21 family transposase, with protein sequence MIQYRKILELHDEGISLRGISSSTGNSRQKVTEVIELAKKKGLTCPFDEEMNDKWIEEFLFPEKSFEASGRQPIDFEYIHRELAKPNVTLSLLHYEYEVASRANNKIPYSYRSFSRYYSNYAQKYKATMRIWRKPGEILEVDWAGSTAFIIDRDTGEKVKAYVFVATLPCSQLSYAEATLSMDLHAWIGAHIRAYEYFGGSTQIVVSDNLKTGVTKHTSRELVLNPTYKEMANHYNTIVMPARVRSPKDKPSVEGSVGNISTWIIAALRNTHCFSIEELNEEVRKKLDEFNHRPFTRKKGNRYSAFEEEEKYALSPLPDMPYKISEWRTAKVRPDYHISVESMFYSVPYEYINRQVDVKLSSDMVVVYFNHMWLTSHKRLYGRFGQISTVREHMPDNHKLFLDQTPEVAIEWAESIGSSTLCVVQSLLDTYQSEKQALQSIFSLKKMEHRYTKYEIELACKMVLSMTRRPTVKSIQTILKNNKKKDAEQELKQNTEITDTNYGFTRGASYYGGKDKC encoded by the coding sequence ATGATCCAATATCGTAAGATACTGGAATTACATGATGAGGGAATCAGTCTTAGAGGGATTTCTTCTAGTACTGGCAACTCTCGGCAGAAAGTAACAGAGGTCATTGAATTGGCTAAGAAGAAGGGATTGACTTGTCCGTTTGACGAGGAAATGAATGATAAATGGATTGAGGAATTTCTTTTTCCTGAGAAGTCATTTGAGGCTTCTGGAAGGCAACCTATCGACTTTGAATATATTCATAGAGAGTTGGCCAAACCAAACGTTACCCTTTCCCTATTGCACTATGAATACGAAGTGGCAAGCCGGGCGAATAACAAAATTCCTTATTCATATCGAAGTTTCAGTCGCTATTATAGCAATTATGCGCAAAAATACAAAGCTACCATGCGTATCTGGAGAAAACCGGGGGAAATTTTAGAGGTGGATTGGGCAGGATCCACAGCCTTTATCATTGATAGGGATACGGGGGAAAAGGTGAAAGCATATGTGTTTGTGGCGACATTGCCGTGCAGCCAACTTTCCTATGCGGAAGCAACCCTTTCAATGGATTTACATGCCTGGATTGGAGCACATATTCGAGCGTATGAATACTTCGGTGGTTCTACCCAAATAGTTGTATCGGATAATCTGAAGACGGGCGTGACAAAACATACTTCAAGGGAACTTGTATTGAATCCAACCTACAAGGAAATGGCCAATCATTACAATACAATCGTCATGCCAGCACGTGTACGCAGCCCTAAAGATAAACCAAGTGTCGAGGGCTCTGTCGGGAATATTTCGACATGGATCATAGCTGCATTAAGGAATACCCACTGTTTTAGTATTGAAGAGTTGAATGAAGAAGTAAGAAAGAAATTAGATGAATTCAATCATCGTCCTTTTACCCGAAAGAAAGGAAACCGTTATTCCGCATTTGAAGAAGAGGAGAAATATGCGCTTTCCCCTCTTCCGGACATGCCCTATAAGATATCAGAGTGGAGGACGGCAAAAGTGCGACCGGATTACCACATATCCGTTGAAAGCATGTTTTATTCAGTTCCATACGAATACATCAATCGGCAAGTGGATGTGAAGCTTTCAAGTGATATGGTAGTCGTCTACTTCAATCATATGTGGTTGACTTCACATAAAAGATTATATGGGAGATTCGGGCAGATATCAACTGTCCGGGAACATATGCCAGACAATCATAAATTATTCTTGGACCAAACCCCTGAAGTGGCGATTGAATGGGCAGAAAGCATTGGTTCTTCAACATTGTGCGTTGTGCAATCTCTTTTAGATACCTATCAATCTGAAAAACAAGCATTACAATCAATCTTTTCTTTAAAGAAAATGGAGCATCGTTATACCAAATATGAAATAGAACTTGCATGTAAAATGGTGCTCTCCATGACAAGAAGACCGACGGTCAAAAGCATTCAGACGATATTGAAAAACAACAAGAAAAAGGATGCAGAACAAGAATTGAAGCAAAACACAGAAATAACCGACACCAACTATGGCTTCACCCGTGGGGCTTCTTATTATGGAGGAAAAGATAAATGTTAA
- a CDS encoding cytochrome P450 family protein: protein MEKMAFDLYSSEYQNNPYPTLAYYRDHDPVHPFIISRGEYQRQAWLITRYQDVITLLKDEKVTKDVMNILNTEGKQTQEQKEELELLVNNMLFNDPPDHTRLRALVHKVFTPKMIGGLKNRIEQISNELIEGMKNKTEVELMEDYAIPLPVTVISEMMGIAKEDRHQFRVWSNAITTVSNGDNASKFQETIKEFIQYLEKIIEKRKKNPSDDIISGLVIAEENGDMLSHKELLSTLFLLIIAGHETTVNLIGNGMLALLQHRDQFEKLKKHPEFMKTAIEEFLRFTNPVEFATSRYAVKDFTFRDNEIKKGDFLFLGLAAANRDPDQFVNPNELDITRHPNQHLAFGNGIHFCLGAPLARLEGQIAFQHLIQNFPNISLRSDVEIEWRHSEIFRGLKSLPIIL from the coding sequence ATGGAAAAAATGGCGTTTGATTTGTATTCATCAGAGTATCAGAATAATCCTTACCCGACATTAGCGTATTACAGAGACCATGATCCAGTACATCCATTTATAATCTCCAGGGGTGAATATCAGAGACAAGCCTGGTTAATTACTCGTTATCAGGATGTAATTACTTTATTAAAAGACGAAAAAGTGACAAAAGATGTTATGAACATATTAAATACTGAGGGAAAACAAACTCAAGAGCAGAAGGAAGAATTAGAATTACTTGTAAATAACATGTTATTTAACGATCCACCTGACCATACTCGTTTACGGGCTTTAGTTCATAAAGTGTTTACTCCAAAAATGATCGGTGGGCTCAAAAATAGAATTGAACAAATCTCTAACGAACTCATTGAAGGAATGAAAAACAAAACAGAAGTTGAACTTATGGAGGATTACGCTATACCTCTTCCTGTTACTGTTATTTCTGAAATGATGGGGATAGCGAAAGAGGATCGCCATCAATTCCGAGTATGGTCAAATGCAATTACTACCGTATCGAATGGAGACAATGCTTCTAAATTTCAGGAAACGATTAAAGAATTTATTCAATACCTAGAAAAAATCATTGAGAAAAGAAAAAAGAATCCAAGTGATGACATCATTAGCGGTTTAGTGATTGCCGAAGAGAATGGCGATATGCTTTCCCATAAAGAGCTGTTATCTACGTTATTTTTATTAATTATCGCAGGGCATGAAACAACCGTGAACTTAATTGGGAATGGAATGCTGGCGCTTTTGCAACATCGTGATCAATTTGAAAAGTTGAAAAAACATCCAGAATTTATGAAAACGGCTATAGAAGAGTTTCTCCGCTTTACCAATCCAGTTGAATTTGCCACTTCTCGTTACGCTGTAAAAGATTTTACTTTTAGAGATAACGAAATAAAAAAAGGAGATTTTTTATTTCTAGGCTTAGCAGCTGCAAACCGTGATCCAGATCAATTTGTAAATCCTAATGAGCTTGATATCACAAGACATCCAAATCAACACCTTGCCTTCGGAAATGGGATCCATTTTTGTTTAGGGGCACCTCTTGCACGCTTAGAAGGACAAATAGCTTTTCAACACCTAATTCAAAATTTCCCCAACATTTCACTTCGCTCAGATGTTGAAATTGAATGGAGACATTCTGAAATATTTAGAGGATTGAAGTCGTTACCAATTATATTGTAA
- a CDS encoding multidrug efflux MFS transporter: MPIWKRNLIVCWFGMFMSSIGMSQIAPILPLYIDHLGVHNTDLIAQYSGFAFGATFIISAVFSPIWGSAADKYGRKPMLIRASLGMGFVIGCMGFAQNVNELIGLRLLLGVISGYGSACTALIATQTDKEHAGFALGTLSTASTAGSLFGPIIGGYLVESTGLQNVFFITGALLFLSFIATALFVKESFISQNKQVLPMKEIWSQIPEKSLTLTLFVTFFALTLALYSIEPIITLYISQLTKNSSHIALIAGMTFSASGLASIISAPRLGKLSDQLGTQRVILAALIVAGLMFILQAFVKNPWQLMGLRFILGLASAGLIPSVNTLLKKITPDFITGRIFGLTMSSGYLGVFCGTTLGGQMAAHYGIRSVFYITSAVLLINAVWVYMKVYRKMNMNEKTLY; encoded by the coding sequence ATGCCCATCTGGAAGAGGAACTTAATAGTATGTTGGTTTGGGATGTTTATGTCCAGTATAGGGATGAGCCAAATTGCTCCTATATTACCACTTTATATCGACCATCTCGGAGTTCATAATACAGATTTAATTGCTCAATATTCGGGATTTGCTTTTGGGGCAACGTTTATCATTTCAGCTGTTTTCTCACCTATTTGGGGAAGTGCGGCTGATAAATATGGCAGAAAACCCATGCTGATACGGGCAAGCCTCGGTATGGGTTTTGTTATAGGATGTATGGGGTTTGCACAAAATGTCAATGAACTGATTGGATTAAGATTATTGCTTGGTGTGATTTCTGGCTATGGTTCAGCATGTACAGCTTTAATCGCTACCCAAACAGATAAAGAACATGCAGGATTTGCGCTCGGTACACTTTCAACTGCTAGTACGGCAGGGTCTTTGTTTGGGCCAATCATTGGCGGCTATTTGGTAGAGAGCACGGGTTTGCAAAATGTCTTCTTCATAACAGGTGCCTTGTTGTTTCTTTCCTTTATTGCCACTGCTTTATTTGTTAAGGAATCTTTTATTAGCCAAAATAAACAAGTTCTTCCCATGAAGGAGATATGGAGTCAGATTCCCGAAAAAAGTTTAACACTAACTTTGTTTGTGACCTTTTTTGCACTAACTCTAGCTCTGTATTCCATTGAGCCAATCATTACACTCTATATTTCACAATTAACCAAGAACTCTAGTCATATAGCTTTGATAGCTGGAATGACATTCTCAGCTTCGGGACTGGCAAGTATAATTTCAGCCCCAAGACTAGGCAAACTATCTGATCAGCTTGGGACTCAAAGAGTGATCCTTGCTGCACTTATAGTGGCTGGACTTATGTTTATACTGCAAGCCTTTGTAAAAAATCCCTGGCAATTAATGGGGCTAAGATTTATTTTAGGATTGGCATCAGCAGGACTAATCCCTTCTGTAAATACGTTGCTTAAGAAAATTACACCGGATTTTATTACGGGCAGAATCTTTGGACTTACCATGTCGTCAGGGTATTTAGGGGTCTTTTGTGGCACAACTCTAGGTGGGCAGATGGCAGCGCACTATGGGATCAGATCTGTCTTTTATATTACGAGTGCGGTATTACTAATAAATGCTGTTTGGGTTTATATGAAAGTCTATAGAAAAATGAATATGAATGAAAAAACATTGTACTAA
- the istB gene encoding IS21-like element helper ATPase IstB, translating into MLNDQMLSKLQEMKLIGMAEAYKEQSLNKEYKSMSFEDRFSLLIDLEYSRRKSNNLNRLIKNATFSDSKACIEDIEYFEDRKLKKELILKLASGLYIQDHHNIILKGPTGSGKTFMACAFGVSACRQFYNVKYIRLPELLDELSLAKLAADGSYRKLIKKYTKTDVLILDEWLLTELSKDEANILLEITETRHKSSSTIYCSQIDPSGWHMKLGNGTIAEAILDRIIHDSYQFLLDGEISMRERHGLGRNV; encoded by the coding sequence ATGTTAAATGATCAAATGTTATCCAAACTACAAGAAATGAAATTAATCGGGATGGCTGAAGCTTACAAGGAGCAGTCTCTAAATAAAGAATACAAGTCCATGAGTTTCGAAGATCGTTTCTCTCTGCTAATTGATTTAGAGTATTCTCGTCGCAAAAGCAATAATTTGAATCGATTAATTAAAAATGCCACATTTTCGGACTCAAAAGCATGTATTGAAGATATTGAGTATTTTGAGGACCGCAAATTGAAAAAGGAACTCATTTTGAAGTTAGCCAGTGGCCTTTATATCCAAGACCATCATAATATCATATTGAAAGGACCTACTGGATCAGGGAAAACCTTTATGGCTTGTGCTTTTGGTGTATCGGCATGTCGTCAATTTTATAATGTAAAGTATATTCGATTACCTGAATTACTGGATGAATTGTCTCTGGCAAAATTGGCTGCCGATGGCAGCTATCGTAAGTTGATCAAGAAATATACAAAAACAGATGTGCTCATTCTTGATGAATGGTTGCTTACGGAACTATCAAAGGATGAAGCAAATATCCTGTTGGAGATCACCGAAACCCGGCACAAATCCTCCTCCACCATTTACTGTTCACAAATTGATCCTAGTGGATGGCACATGAAATTAGGAAATGGCACCATTGCGGAAGCCATTCTAGACCGTATTATCCATGATTCTTATCAATTCTTATTAGACGGTGAAATCTCCATGCGAGAACGTCATGGATTAGGAAGAAATGTCTAA
- a CDS encoding TetR/AcrR family transcriptional regulator: MVNDENTPPTRAERRDAAKNRQLILHTAHKLFEQYGVEQVSMNQIATEAQIGPGTLYRRYRNKSELCLDLIKDSVDLFFEDIEVYLEENKTVPPNQKLKEIISLFIGFREKKAQLLTGVEETMSSNPLKSRIQSPIYVELHQILVGLFDEMTVKVQTTHSLNVFKADMVLMALSRDFYSFQKDVRNYSPEEILELVYSTFIFN, from the coding sequence ATGGTTAATGACGAGAATACACCACCTACTCGAGCTGAGCGACGTGATGCAGCAAAAAATCGTCAGCTTATATTGCATACAGCTCACAAACTATTTGAGCAGTACGGTGTTGAACAGGTAAGTATGAATCAAATTGCCACTGAAGCACAAATTGGCCCAGGAACACTTTATCGCCGCTATCGAAATAAAAGTGAGTTATGTCTAGATTTAATAAAAGACAGCGTTGATCTATTTTTTGAGGATATTGAAGTCTACTTGGAAGAAAACAAAACAGTTCCGCCTAATCAAAAGTTAAAAGAAATAATAAGCCTTTTTATAGGATTTAGAGAAAAAAAAGCACAACTGCTTACTGGAGTAGAAGAAACGATGTCATCGAACCCCCTTAAGTCTCGAATACAAAGCCCAATATATGTTGAATTACATCAAATATTGGTCGGGTTATTTGACGAAATGACAGTAAAAGTACAAACCACTCATTCACTCAATGTCTTTAAAGCGGATATGGTGCTAATGGCATTAAGTAGGGATTTCTATTCCTTTCAGAAGGATGTTCGTAATTATTCACCTGAAGAAATTTTGGAACTTGTTTATTCAACTTTTATTTTCAATTAG
- a CDS encoding MDR family MFS transporter translates to MNIKTDTKNNRTIVLIGLIIAMFFSALDGTIVGTAMPKIVGDLGGLSMMTWLTTAYLLTSTAVVPIAGKLADLLGRKSVYVAGLIIFMGASALCGMANNMTELIIYRGIQGIGGGIMMPMAMIVIGDLFTGKERAKFQGVFGAIYGLASVIGPQIGGWIVDSLNWKWVFYINLPVGILATIFIAIGLQGRKNSGPIYFDIAGMFTMIVGVVSLLLALSFGGKDYAWDSWQILGLFALAVIGIVSFIIAENKAKEPILPMHLFKNRTFLFLNLVGFFMTIGMFGAITFVPFFMQGILGVSATQSGTIMTPMMISMIITSIIGGQVVYKIGIKPQIMTGMLIMAGGLFLLTTVDMGTSKLLATSYMAVIGLGLGLVMPTITLALQESFSKQELSVVTSSNQFFRSIGGTFGITILGAVMNSKSGTLLTDKLVPFLNTLPAQAGPMVSKLKDMIATNPQGLYQMLFSKETMKKMPSFLTDKMVPILKTSLMDSLHNVFFVGLVFAVIGAVCTLFITQIKLSNKKAAAGKPDEGEQGNRKMVASTSK, encoded by the coding sequence ATGAATATTAAAACAGACACAAAAAATAATCGCACGATCGTATTGATTGGGCTTATCATTGCTATGTTCTTTTCGGCACTTGACGGTACGATTGTAGGAACGGCGATGCCGAAAATTGTAGGAGATCTTGGCGGATTAAGTATGATGACATGGCTGACTACAGCGTATTTACTCACATCGACTGCAGTTGTTCCGATTGCTGGAAAGTTGGCAGACTTATTAGGGCGTAAATCTGTATATGTTGCGGGACTTATTATTTTTATGGGTGCCTCTGCACTTTGCGGTATGGCAAATAATATGACAGAGTTAATTATTTATCGTGGTATACAAGGAATCGGCGGAGGTATCATGATGCCGATGGCGATGATTGTCATCGGGGATTTATTTACTGGTAAGGAGCGCGCCAAATTTCAAGGTGTTTTCGGAGCCATTTACGGGCTTGCTTCAGTTATTGGTCCGCAAATTGGCGGATGGATTGTAGACTCATTAAACTGGAAATGGGTATTTTACATTAACCTTCCTGTTGGTATTTTGGCTACGATCTTCATTGCAATTGGTTTACAAGGACGTAAGAATTCAGGACCTATTTATTTTGATATTGCAGGCATGTTTACGATGATCGTTGGAGTAGTAAGCTTACTTCTTGCTCTTAGCTTTGGCGGTAAAGACTATGCATGGGATTCATGGCAAATTCTTGGATTATTTGCGCTTGCTGTAATTGGTATTGTAAGTTTCATTATTGCTGAAAACAAAGCAAAAGAGCCGATTTTGCCAATGCACTTATTTAAAAATAGAACCTTCTTGTTCTTGAATTTAGTTGGATTCTTCATGACAATTGGAATGTTTGGTGCCATTACATTTGTTCCATTCTTTATGCAAGGAATTTTAGGCGTTAGTGCGACCCAGTCAGGAACCATTATGACACCAATGATGATTTCAATGATCATTACTAGCATTATTGGAGGTCAGGTAGTCTACAAAATTGGAATCAAACCGCAAATTATGACAGGCATGTTAATCATGGCGGGTGGTCTCTTTTTATTAACAACAGTAGATATGGGAACAAGTAAATTACTCGCCACATCTTATATGGCAGTGATTGGTTTAGGATTAGGGTTGGTTATGCCAACGATTACCTTAGCTCTACAAGAAAGTTTTTCAAAACAAGAACTAAGTGTAGTAACCTCTTCAAACCAATTCTTCCGCTCCATCGGGGGAACATTCGGTATTACGATTTTAGGTGCTGTCATGAATAGCAAATCAGGTACGCTTTTAACGGACAAACTTGTACCATTCTTGAATACATTGCCGGCACAAGCTGGACCTATGGTCTCAAAACTGAAAGATATGATTGCAACAAATCCACAAGGTTTGTACCAAATGTTGTTTAGCAAAGAAACCATGAAAAAAATGCCATCTTTTCTAACAGATAAAATGGTACCTATTTTAAAAACGTCTTTAATGGATTCTTTACACAATGTATTCTTCGTTGGATTAGTATTTGCAGTGATTGGGGCAGTTTGTACGTTGTTCATAACGCAAATCAAATTATCCAACAAAAAAGCAGCAGCTGGAAAGCCAGATGAAGGAGAACAGGGAAATAGAAAAATGGTTGCTTCCACATCCAAATAA
- a CDS encoding cysteine hydrolase family protein, whose amino-acid sequence MQKQNKKTALLVMDLQNGIVSRFAENTEMLKPFQKAIEAARENHIPVIFVRVGFSEGYPEVSQQNKAFSAITKYGGMTVSDSATQIHDSVEPKPNEPVITKYRVSAFAGSNLEIILRSQQIDSLVLSGISTSGVILSTLREAADKDFSLTVLSDACLDADPEVHSVLIEKVFPRQAEVQTVDTWIGTLN is encoded by the coding sequence ATGCAAAAGCAAAATAAAAAAACGGCATTGTTAGTTATGGATCTACAAAATGGTATTGTATCACGTTTCGCAGAAAATACTGAAATGCTTAAACCATTTCAAAAAGCTATTGAAGCTGCTCGTGAAAACCATATTCCCGTTATTTTTGTTCGGGTAGGCTTTAGCGAGGGGTATCCTGAGGTAAGTCAACAAAATAAGGCTTTCTCAGCAATTACTAAATATGGTGGAATGACCGTTTCTGATTCAGCCACACAAATTCACGATTCAGTTGAGCCAAAACCAAATGAACCTGTTATAACAAAGTATCGCGTTAGCGCGTTTGCTGGAAGTAATCTTGAAATCATCCTTCGCTCACAACAAATCGATTCACTTGTTCTCAGTGGTATTTCAACAAGTGGGGTTATACTGTCAACTTTAAGGGAAGCCGCAGATAAGGACTTCTCCCTTACTGTTCTTTCGGATGCATGTCTCGATGCTGATCCTGAGGTTCACAGTGTTCTCATCGAAAAAGTATTTCCACGCCAAGCAGAAGTTCAAACTGTTGACACTTGGATTGGTACTTTAAATTAA